In Apium graveolens cultivar Ventura chromosome 10, ASM990537v1, whole genome shotgun sequence, the following are encoded in one genomic region:
- the LOC141692198 gene encoding cell differentiation protein rcd1-like: MLNLPDSLYPDPIQGDNSVMSNGGAPANNNGPCDGASKAIDWPSASVEDLVVLLREPEHREKAISSLTQIKKQGRIQDLALHIWRSISTVFLLLSELTMKDSSKVCDVLVLFECLATHPQTKMQFLNVQIHCYLYPFLETEETSKPFQYLRLMSLGVIGGLLKEVGDPSTKVAVHCLLESGLFPLCLKSIEYGNELSQSTASWIMSRIMMQEQGLQYCCEPANRLCAIMKVFNDVIEKMQDEPSTTVLKNIIQCYVILSDDPSRGCLLLRSFFPPILTTAPYIEALRARPITLKNLQDLFQKLLMGCGPNAEAVGDVAGSSHLDR; this comes from the exons ATGTTGAATCTCCCTGACTCTCTTTATCCTGATCCGATACAAGGTGACAACAGTGTTATGTCGAATGGTGGTGCACCTGCTAACAATAATGGTCCCTGTGATGGTGCTAGCAAAGCTATTGATTGGCCTTCTGCTAGTGTAGAGGACTTGGTTGTGTTGCTTCGAGAACCTGAGCATCGCGAAAAGGCCATTTCATCTCTTACTCAGATTAAG AAACAGGGAAGAATTCAAGATTTGGCCCTCCACATTTGGCGGTCAATCAGTACGGTTTTCTTACTCCTATCG GAACTTACTATGAAAGATTCAAGTAAAGTTTGTGATGTACTTGTTTTGTTTGAG TGCTTGGCCACTCACCCTCAAACGAAGATGCAGTTCCTTAATG TTCAGATACATTGTTACTTGTACCCTTTCTTGGAGACTGAAGAAACGAGCAAGCCATTCCAGTACCTAAGGCTAATGAGCTTGGGGGTCATTGGTGGTCTTCTGAAGGAG GTTGGCGACCCTTCGACAAAGGTTGCTGTTCACTGTTTGCTTGAATCAGGACTCTTCCCTTTGTGTCTAAAATCCATAGAATATGGAAACGAACTTTCACAATCA ACTGCATCTTGGATAATGTCAAGAATAATGATGCAAGAGCAGGGACTACAGTATTGCTGTGAGCCTGCAAACCGGTTGTGTGCAATCATGAAGGTTTTTAATGACGTAATTGAAAAGATGCAGGATGAACCGTCTACTACAGTTTTGAAGAATATTATTCAATGTTATGTCATACTGTCGGATGATCCAAG CAGGGGTTGTCTCCTCCTGAGAAGCTTCTTTCCGCCAATACTGACGACTGCCCCATATATTGAAGCCCTTCGT GCACGCCCTATAACCTTAAAAAATTTACAAGATTTGTTTCAAAAGCTATTGATGGGATGCGGGCCAAATGCAGAAGCGGTTGGTGATGTTGCAGGTTCCTCACATCTTGATCGCTAG